The following coding sequences are from one Octopus bimaculoides isolate UCB-OBI-ISO-001 chromosome 3, ASM119413v2, whole genome shotgun sequence window:
- the LOC106875160 gene encoding F-box/WD repeat-containing protein 2 isoform X1 translates to MYEHLKYLVEMSDFKEWLLATGHQFLKWSDDERNQTLDHLISIGSSSQLVYLAQLLPTLIYRDFFKLLPREISTIIATYLDAKSILNCLLVSRHWYQLLDSLPEVWRHCCWQHYIKVDSAPRSASYYKTLFLKVTSKQLEPLKQCNMYSEEFFRGHSNRIMALHYHDGRLASGSDDHSVTIWQYPGGEKLILPQHKSVSTVKLMDKFVYMSFFDGIIHSWEICLGPQSQFIGHVSAVYSIDVCERLSIMVTGSVDLTIKIWDLQSSQLLTTLMGQHQYWIIDTKIISSEELSSYTLISSDNRFCYIRRMNSEHEQSHIETVSCPNYSIIPHLLVENQSLLKICFQSDDGEDTLIRVYQFQSELNMVQQYKITQTAKPIQLLLGVGQKLAMVISRGDQYQTLSIFGLHTNEVILTKPLPAIRLTKTGSSVTCGSSKWLNGFDSSPPCGLLLAAALENNSIYILSWKEDSSKHSSNRKLRDIEFFS, encoded by the exons atCTCAAATATCTTGTTGAAATGTCTGACTTCAAGGAATGGTTGCTGGCCACAGGACACCAGTTTCTTAAATGGTCTGACGATGAAAGGAACCAAACTCTTGACCATTTAATCTCCATCGGTAGTAGTTCCCAGTTAGTTTACCTAGCACAACTTTTACCAACATTAATATATCGAGATTTTTTCAAATTACTTCCAAGAGAAATTTCTACCATTATTGCAACATACCTTGATGCTAAATCTATTCTTAATTGTTTATTAGTGAGTCGACATTGGTATCAGCTCCTTGACTCCCTGCCTGAAGTCTGGCGTCACTGTTGTTGGCAGCATTATATCAAAGTTGACTCTGCACCACGTTCTGCTTCGTATTATAAGACGCTTTTTCTGAAAGTAACATCAAAACAATTGGAACCTCTAAAACAGTGTAATATGTACAGTGAGGAGTTCTTTAGGGGTCACTCAAACAGGATTATGGCTCTTCATTATCACGATGGCAGATTGGCTTCTG GTTCTGATGACCATTCTGTCACTATATGGCAATATCCGGGTGGCGAAAAGCTAATATTGCCTCAACACAAATCAGTGAGTACTGTGAAATTGAtggataaatttgtttatatgtcATTTTTTGATGGCATCATTCACAGCTGGGAAATCTGTCTAGGCCCACAGTCACAGTTCATTGGCCATGTTTCAGCTGTATACAGCATTGATGTTTGTGAAAGATTATCAATTATGGTCACTGGTTCTGTTGACTTAACAATTAAAATATGGGACTTACAATCAAGTCAGTTGTTAACAACATTAATGGGACAACATCAATATTGGATAATTGATACAAAAATCATTTCATCAGAAGAACTCTCTTCGTATACACTAATTAGCAGTGATAACAGATTTTGTTATATCAGAagaatgaactcagaacatgaacaATCGCATATTGAAACTGTTTCCTGTCCAAATTATTCTATTATTCCTCATCTGTTAGTTGAAAATCAGAGTCTTTTAAAGATCTGTTTCCAGtctgatgatggtgaagatactTTAATCAGGGTTTATCAGTTTCAGTCAGAACTAAATATGGttcaacaatataaaataactCAAACTGCAAAACCAATTCAGCTACTTTTGGGGGTTGGCCAGAAATTGGCTATGGTAATTTCTCGTGGAGACCAGTATCAGACTCTTTCAATATTTGGACTGCATACCAATGAAGTGATTCTGACAAAACCATTGCCAGCGATCAG ACTAACCAAAACTGGATCCTCAGTCACCTGTGGATCTTCAAAATGGCTGAATGGCTTTGACTCCAGTCCTCCCTGTGGGTTACTTTTAGCTGCTGCTCTTGAAAATAATAGCATATACATTCTCAGTTGGAAAGAAGATTCCAGTAAACACTCAtctaacagaaaattaagagacATTGAGTTTTTCAGCTGA
- the LOC106875160 gene encoding F-box/WD repeat-containing protein 2 isoform X3: MYEHLKYLVEMSDFKEWLLATGHQFLKWSDDERNQTLDHLISIVSRHWYQLLDSLPEVWRHCCWQHYIKVDSAPRSASYYKTLFLKVTSKQLEPLKQCNMYSEEFFRGHSNRIMALHYHDGRLASGSDDHSVTIWQYPGGEKLILPQHKSVSTVKLMDKFVYMSFFDGIIHSWEICLGPQSQFIGHVSAVYSIDVCERLSIMVTGSVDLTIKIWDLQSSQLLTTLMGQHQYWIIDTKIISSEELSSYTLISSDNRFCYIRRMNSEHEQSHIETVSCPNYSIIPHLLVENQSLLKICFQSDDGEDTLIRVYQFQSELNMVQQYKITQTAKPIQLLLGVGQKLAMVISRGDQYQTLSIFGLHTNEVILTKPLPAIRLTKTGSSVTCGSSKWLNGFDSSPPCGLLLAAALENNSIYILSWKEDSSKHSSNRKLRDIEFFS; the protein is encoded by the exons atCTCAAATATCTTGTTGAAATGTCTGACTTCAAGGAATGGTTGCTGGCCACAGGACACCAGTTTCTTAAATGGTCTGACGATGAAAGGAACCAAACTCTTGACCATTTAATCTCCATCG TGAGTCGACATTGGTATCAGCTCCTTGACTCCCTGCCTGAAGTCTGGCGTCACTGTTGTTGGCAGCATTATATCAAAGTTGACTCTGCACCACGTTCTGCTTCGTATTATAAGACGCTTTTTCTGAAAGTAACATCAAAACAATTGGAACCTCTAAAACAGTGTAATATGTACAGTGAGGAGTTCTTTAGGGGTCACTCAAACAGGATTATGGCTCTTCATTATCACGATGGCAGATTGGCTTCTG GTTCTGATGACCATTCTGTCACTATATGGCAATATCCGGGTGGCGAAAAGCTAATATTGCCTCAACACAAATCAGTGAGTACTGTGAAATTGAtggataaatttgtttatatgtcATTTTTTGATGGCATCATTCACAGCTGGGAAATCTGTCTAGGCCCACAGTCACAGTTCATTGGCCATGTTTCAGCTGTATACAGCATTGATGTTTGTGAAAGATTATCAATTATGGTCACTGGTTCTGTTGACTTAACAATTAAAATATGGGACTTACAATCAAGTCAGTTGTTAACAACATTAATGGGACAACATCAATATTGGATAATTGATACAAAAATCATTTCATCAGAAGAACTCTCTTCGTATACACTAATTAGCAGTGATAACAGATTTTGTTATATCAGAagaatgaactcagaacatgaacaATCGCATATTGAAACTGTTTCCTGTCCAAATTATTCTATTATTCCTCATCTGTTAGTTGAAAATCAGAGTCTTTTAAAGATCTGTTTCCAGtctgatgatggtgaagatactTTAATCAGGGTTTATCAGTTTCAGTCAGAACTAAATATGGttcaacaatataaaataactCAAACTGCAAAACCAATTCAGCTACTTTTGGGGGTTGGCCAGAAATTGGCTATGGTAATTTCTCGTGGAGACCAGTATCAGACTCTTTCAATATTTGGACTGCATACCAATGAAGTGATTCTGACAAAACCATTGCCAGCGATCAG ACTAACCAAAACTGGATCCTCAGTCACCTGTGGATCTTCAAAATGGCTGAATGGCTTTGACTCCAGTCCTCCCTGTGGGTTACTTTTAGCTGCTGCTCTTGAAAATAATAGCATATACATTCTCAGTTGGAAAGAAGATTCCAGTAAACACTCAtctaacagaaaattaagagacATTGAGTTTTTCAGCTGA
- the LOC106875160 gene encoding F-box/WD repeat-containing protein 2 isoform X2, with the protein MSDFKEWLLATGHQFLKWSDDERNQTLDHLISIGSSSQLVYLAQLLPTLIYRDFFKLLPREISTIIATYLDAKSILNCLLVSRHWYQLLDSLPEVWRHCCWQHYIKVDSAPRSASYYKTLFLKVTSKQLEPLKQCNMYSEEFFRGHSNRIMALHYHDGRLASGSDDHSVTIWQYPGGEKLILPQHKSVSTVKLMDKFVYMSFFDGIIHSWEICLGPQSQFIGHVSAVYSIDVCERLSIMVTGSVDLTIKIWDLQSSQLLTTLMGQHQYWIIDTKIISSEELSSYTLISSDNRFCYIRRMNSEHEQSHIETVSCPNYSIIPHLLVENQSLLKICFQSDDGEDTLIRVYQFQSELNMVQQYKITQTAKPIQLLLGVGQKLAMVISRGDQYQTLSIFGLHTNEVILTKPLPAIRLTKTGSSVTCGSSKWLNGFDSSPPCGLLLAAALENNSIYILSWKEDSSKHSSNRKLRDIEFFS; encoded by the exons ATGTCTGACTTCAAGGAATGGTTGCTGGCCACAGGACACCAGTTTCTTAAATGGTCTGACGATGAAAGGAACCAAACTCTTGACCATTTAATCTCCATCGGTAGTAGTTCCCAGTTAGTTTACCTAGCACAACTTTTACCAACATTAATATATCGAGATTTTTTCAAATTACTTCCAAGAGAAATTTCTACCATTATTGCAACATACCTTGATGCTAAATCTATTCTTAATTGTTTATTAGTGAGTCGACATTGGTATCAGCTCCTTGACTCCCTGCCTGAAGTCTGGCGTCACTGTTGTTGGCAGCATTATATCAAAGTTGACTCTGCACCACGTTCTGCTTCGTATTATAAGACGCTTTTTCTGAAAGTAACATCAAAACAATTGGAACCTCTAAAACAGTGTAATATGTACAGTGAGGAGTTCTTTAGGGGTCACTCAAACAGGATTATGGCTCTTCATTATCACGATGGCAGATTGGCTTCTG GTTCTGATGACCATTCTGTCACTATATGGCAATATCCGGGTGGCGAAAAGCTAATATTGCCTCAACACAAATCAGTGAGTACTGTGAAATTGAtggataaatttgtttatatgtcATTTTTTGATGGCATCATTCACAGCTGGGAAATCTGTCTAGGCCCACAGTCACAGTTCATTGGCCATGTTTCAGCTGTATACAGCATTGATGTTTGTGAAAGATTATCAATTATGGTCACTGGTTCTGTTGACTTAACAATTAAAATATGGGACTTACAATCAAGTCAGTTGTTAACAACATTAATGGGACAACATCAATATTGGATAATTGATACAAAAATCATTTCATCAGAAGAACTCTCTTCGTATACACTAATTAGCAGTGATAACAGATTTTGTTATATCAGAagaatgaactcagaacatgaacaATCGCATATTGAAACTGTTTCCTGTCCAAATTATTCTATTATTCCTCATCTGTTAGTTGAAAATCAGAGTCTTTTAAAGATCTGTTTCCAGtctgatgatggtgaagatactTTAATCAGGGTTTATCAGTTTCAGTCAGAACTAAATATGGttcaacaatataaaataactCAAACTGCAAAACCAATTCAGCTACTTTTGGGGGTTGGCCAGAAATTGGCTATGGTAATTTCTCGTGGAGACCAGTATCAGACTCTTTCAATATTTGGACTGCATACCAATGAAGTGATTCTGACAAAACCATTGCCAGCGATCAG ACTAACCAAAACTGGATCCTCAGTCACCTGTGGATCTTCAAAATGGCTGAATGGCTTTGACTCCAGTCCTCCCTGTGGGTTACTTTTAGCTGCTGCTCTTGAAAATAATAGCATATACATTCTCAGTTGGAAAGAAGATTCCAGTAAACACTCAtctaacagaaaattaagagacATTGAGTTTTTCAGCTGA
- the LOC106875160 gene encoding F-box/WD repeat-containing protein 2 isoform X4, giving the protein MSRHWYQLLDSLPEVWRHCCWQHYIKVDSAPRSASYYKTLFLKVTSKQLEPLKQCNMYSEEFFRGHSNRIMALHYHDGRLASGSDDHSVTIWQYPGGEKLILPQHKSVSTVKLMDKFVYMSFFDGIIHSWEICLGPQSQFIGHVSAVYSIDVCERLSIMVTGSVDLTIKIWDLQSSQLLTTLMGQHQYWIIDTKIISSEELSSYTLISSDNRFCYIRRMNSEHEQSHIETVSCPNYSIIPHLLVENQSLLKICFQSDDGEDTLIRVYQFQSELNMVQQYKITQTAKPIQLLLGVGQKLAMVISRGDQYQTLSIFGLHTNEVILTKPLPAIRLTKTGSSVTCGSSKWLNGFDSSPPCGLLLAAALENNSIYILSWKEDSSKHSSNRKLRDIEFFS; this is encoded by the exons A TGAGTCGACATTGGTATCAGCTCCTTGACTCCCTGCCTGAAGTCTGGCGTCACTGTTGTTGGCAGCATTATATCAAAGTTGACTCTGCACCACGTTCTGCTTCGTATTATAAGACGCTTTTTCTGAAAGTAACATCAAAACAATTGGAACCTCTAAAACAGTGTAATATGTACAGTGAGGAGTTCTTTAGGGGTCACTCAAACAGGATTATGGCTCTTCATTATCACGATGGCAGATTGGCTTCTG GTTCTGATGACCATTCTGTCACTATATGGCAATATCCGGGTGGCGAAAAGCTAATATTGCCTCAACACAAATCAGTGAGTACTGTGAAATTGAtggataaatttgtttatatgtcATTTTTTGATGGCATCATTCACAGCTGGGAAATCTGTCTAGGCCCACAGTCACAGTTCATTGGCCATGTTTCAGCTGTATACAGCATTGATGTTTGTGAAAGATTATCAATTATGGTCACTGGTTCTGTTGACTTAACAATTAAAATATGGGACTTACAATCAAGTCAGTTGTTAACAACATTAATGGGACAACATCAATATTGGATAATTGATACAAAAATCATTTCATCAGAAGAACTCTCTTCGTATACACTAATTAGCAGTGATAACAGATTTTGTTATATCAGAagaatgaactcagaacatgaacaATCGCATATTGAAACTGTTTCCTGTCCAAATTATTCTATTATTCCTCATCTGTTAGTTGAAAATCAGAGTCTTTTAAAGATCTGTTTCCAGtctgatgatggtgaagatactTTAATCAGGGTTTATCAGTTTCAGTCAGAACTAAATATGGttcaacaatataaaataactCAAACTGCAAAACCAATTCAGCTACTTTTGGGGGTTGGCCAGAAATTGGCTATGGTAATTTCTCGTGGAGACCAGTATCAGACTCTTTCAATATTTGGACTGCATACCAATGAAGTGATTCTGACAAAACCATTGCCAGCGATCAG ACTAACCAAAACTGGATCCTCAGTCACCTGTGGATCTTCAAAATGGCTGAATGGCTTTGACTCCAGTCCTCCCTGTGGGTTACTTTTAGCTGCTGCTCTTGAAAATAATAGCATATACATTCTCAGTTGGAAAGAAGATTCCAGTAAACACTCAtctaacagaaaattaagagacATTGAGTTTTTCAGCTGA